In Sinorhizobium mexicanum, one DNA window encodes the following:
- a CDS encoding FadR/GntR family transcriptional regulator: MEFGHIRRSEHLPARIAAQIARDITEGRMRPGEKLPTEHFLAKALGVSRSVVREAIAQLRNEGLVETRQGVGAFVTEPHARPIRIEQDDLANRQSFRDLFQLRVPLEIEAAGLAALHHTADDLARIDDALTSMSGAEKWTAEGIVADLAFHRAVAAATGNEYFSVFLGFIAERISLAIDAARAVAVLEEIVEVTIEEHIVVRDAIASRDPKRAREAMRMHILGAARRLDLTLEAY, translated from the coding sequence ATGGAATTCGGACATATCAGGCGAAGCGAGCATCTGCCGGCACGCATTGCGGCTCAGATTGCGCGCGACATCACCGAAGGCCGGATGCGCCCCGGCGAAAAGCTGCCGACCGAACACTTTCTGGCCAAGGCACTGGGCGTGAGCCGGTCCGTGGTGCGCGAGGCGATTGCCCAGTTGCGCAACGAAGGACTGGTCGAGACGCGCCAGGGTGTCGGCGCCTTCGTCACCGAGCCCCACGCACGGCCGATCCGCATCGAGCAGGATGATCTGGCCAACCGCCAAAGTTTCCGCGACCTTTTTCAGTTGCGGGTGCCGCTGGAGATCGAGGCTGCGGGCCTGGCCGCGCTGCACCATACGGCCGACGATCTCGCGCGTATCGACGATGCGCTAACCAGTATGAGCGGCGCGGAAAAGTGGACGGCGGAAGGCATCGTCGCCGACCTTGCGTTTCATCGCGCGGTCGCGGCCGCCACTGGAAACGAGTACTTCTCGGTCTTCCTTGGCTTCATCGCGGAGCGGATCAGTCTGGCGATCGACGCAGCGCGGGCGGTCGCAGTTCTTGAGGAGATCGTCGAGGTGACGATCGAGGAGCATATCGTCGTGCGCGATGCCATTGCCAGCCGGGATCCGAAGCGGGCGAGGGAGGCAATGAGGATGCATATACTGGGGGCGGCGAGGCGACTCGACCTGACGCTTGAGGCCTATTAA